CCTTCCGATCAAGACAAACCCAAGGGTTCAGTCACATGAATTCTGGATGAAGATGGGCTTTGAAAAGGTAACGTATGACATGGAGCGTGACCGTGGGGAGAACCCGCTCGTGTGGTATCCTGCAGGCGTAACCGAACAGGTTCATTAAATAGAAAAAGCTTTCTGAGCCCATACTCAGAAAGCTTTATTTCTATAATTCTACTGCATTTTCATCTGTTTTTCTGTCCAGTCTGTATAAATTTCCGTTCGTCTCCATTTTAAAGACCGTAGCATTCTGATCCTGTTCATCAGTCCCGAGTTTTCTGGCTTTCTCTATTAAAAACAAAAGCACTCTGTAATCTTCTTCAAGCTCTTTCAGCTGACCGGTCAATTGCTCATTTTCCTTCTCGAGTCTGATCGCCAGCTGCTCAGCCGCTTCACACCTTTTCTCCAGATCTGTCAGCTCAGTTTTTTTAGATAATGCCAAGATCCATTGTTCCATTCTTTTAATGAGCTCTTCCTGAGGATAGTTGGATGCCGGCTTTTGACTGACAGATTTTTTTTGTTCTTCTTCTTTTCTCTTACTGTATCTCTCTTTTTTCGCTGCTGAGATAAGCGCCTGATTTTCTTTACGCAAGCAGGAGTTCCATCTGAAACCACATGCAGCGGCTGTTCTGTTTACGAGATCCCCCACCTCTTCAAATGCATTAAGCTGTGTGCTTCCGTTCCTGATGTGATGCAATACTTTTTCCTTTAATAGCTGATCCTCTCTACCGGTCCATCCGTCCTGACGCTGCTTCATATTGTTTCCTCCTATCTATTTCTTTTAATCTACTGATAGTTTATGCGGGAGTTTTAAAAAATAGACTAAAAAAAGTGGAACAATTCTCTTTTGTGAGAGTTGTTCCACTTTTACAGATCGTTTGCAACGCAGTATCTTTATTGAAAACCTTATTCAGGCACCTTTTATTTTGTTTGCAGGAATCGTTCTACTGCTTTATGGTGCTCTTCACTCTCCCATAGGATGGAACACTGGTGAACTTCGTTTTTCATCCGTTGTTCGAGATCACCGCGTTTCCATTTTTCAATCAGCATATTTTTATAGGCTGATAGGACGCCCGGCGATTTATCGATTCTTCGTTTTATACTGGCAATGACGGCTTCGAGCGTTTCGTCCTGCAGTGTAGCATCGATGAATCCTGCTTCATAGAGCTGGTCTGCTGTATGAATGTTTGCTTCTGTTAATAGACGAAAAGCCTGACTCGGCACGAGCCGTTCATAAAGGAGCGTACCCCCGCCCCAGCCGGTTGTGATCGCCAGGTCTCCCTGAACGAAACCAAGTTTTGCCCCTTTTTTTGCTACACGGTAGTCACAGGCTGCTGCGATTTCACAGCCTCCACCTATTGCAGTTCCGTTAATAAAAGCAACGGTCAGCTTTGGCAGGACAGCAAGGCGATACAGGATATCACCCATCTTTGAAAGCATCTCGTAAGCTTCCGATTGTGTTTTTAAAGAATGAAAAGATTGCAGGTCCCCACCTGCACAAAATGCCTTTTCGCCCTCACCTGTTATGAGCAGTGCTTTAATATGATCATCCTGTTCAGCCTGGTGGATCGCTTCTGCAAGACCATCCATCACTTCATAGTTAACTGCATTTCTTTTATCAGGTCTGCTGATTTTAAATACGAGTACCTGATCCAGTTTCGTTATATTAAATCCCATCTAACCACTCCCCATATGAATACCTGATCTCTATTGTATCATGCACCCAATAGATGGAATACGTCGTTTTTTCCCAAAGTTCATGATGGATGCTCTAAATCAGGCAAACAAAAAACCCGCCAAAGGGCCATGGTCCCTCGGGCAGGTTATCTGCAGCAGCTGTATTATTTACCTACAACTTCTTTTCCTTTATAAGTTCCGCACGCTTTACACACGCGGTGAGAAAGCTTCATTTCTCCACAGTTAGAGCACTCTACCATACCTGGTACAGATAACTTGAAATGCGTACGACGCTTTCTTTTTGCTGTTTTGGATGTTCTTCTAAATGGTACTGCCATGTTTCCCACCTCCTTAAAGAGAGTGATTGTAAAATGAACACGAAGTTCATGTTTTACGATTTTTTGTTTTCATCAAAAAACTTCGCAAGATCGGCAAGTCTTGGATCAGCCTGAGGTTCTTCATCAGCCTGGTCTTCCCTTGCTTTCTCGAGCTCTTCTTCAGACAGGACCTCCCAGCCACTGCCACTTTCCATTCCTTCGTCCTCCAATGCTTTATCACTGAAAACCTGAAGTGGAACCTGAAGCAGTAAAATTTCTTCGATAACCGGCTGAAGGTTAATCACTTCGCCTTCCGGCTGGTGAACTTCCTCTTCCAGCTCCTCATTCACATAAGAAGCGTTAAGGATAAAGGTTTCAGTCGTCTCGAGAGAAACGGGATACCTGACATCAACCAGCGTTCTCGCACATGGGAGAGTCAGCACAGTCTCAATCTGAAGGTGAAACGTAATTTTGGATGAGCTGATATCAGCACGACCTGTTATATGAACAGGATCAACGTGACGAATATCACGATGCCGGTTTACAAGCTCATTCATCTCTCTTGTTTCATCAATCGTCAGAGCTTCATTACGAAATTTTTGCAGCTGAATGATAGACCATTTCATCTGTCATCACCTCAAGGCACAAAGTAGATTATATTCCCTAGTATAAGGAATG
The nucleotide sequence above comes from Jeotgalibacillus aurantiacus. Encoded proteins:
- the rpmF gene encoding 50S ribosomal protein L32 gives rise to the protein MAVPFRRTSKTAKRKRRTHFKLSVPGMVECSNCGEMKLSHRVCKACGTYKGKEVVGK
- a CDS encoding enoyl-CoA hydratase/isomerase family protein; translation: MGFNITKLDQVLVFKISRPDKRNAVNYEVMDGLAEAIHQAEQDDHIKALLITGEGEKAFCAGGDLQSFHSLKTQSEAYEMLSKMGDILYRLAVLPKLTVAFINGTAIGGGCEIAAACDYRVAKKGAKLGFVQGDLAITTGWGGGTLLYERLVPSQAFRLLTEANIHTADQLYEAGFIDATLQDETLEAVIASIKRRIDKSPGVLSAYKNMLIEKWKRGDLEQRMKNEVHQCSILWESEEHHKAVERFLQTK
- a CDS encoding RsfA family transcriptional regulator; protein product: MKQRQDGWTGREDQLLKEKVLHHIRNGSTQLNAFEEVGDLVNRTAAACGFRWNSCLRKENQALISAAKKERYSKRKEEEQKKSVSQKPASNYPQEELIKRMEQWILALSKKTELTDLEKRCEAAEQLAIRLEKENEQLTGQLKELEEDYRVLLFLIEKARKLGTDEQDQNATVFKMETNGNLYRLDRKTDENAVEL
- a CDS encoding YceD family protein; this encodes MKWSIIQLQKFRNEALTIDETREMNELVNRHRDIRHVDPVHITGRADISSSKITFHLQIETVLTLPCARTLVDVRYPVSLETTETFILNASYVNEELEEEVHQPEGEVINLQPVIEEILLLQVPLQVFSDKALEDEGMESGSGWEVLSEEELEKAREDQADEEPQADPRLADLAKFFDENKKS